The following are from one region of the Macaca thibetana thibetana isolate TM-01 chromosome 2, ASM2454274v1, whole genome shotgun sequence genome:
- the RBP2 gene encoding retinol-binding protein 2, whose product MTRDQNGTWEMESNENFEGYMKALDIDFATRKIAVHLTQTKVIDQDGDNFKTKTTSTFRNYDVDFTVGVEFDEYTKSLDNRHVKSLVTWEGDVLVCVQKGEKENRGWKQWIEGDKLYLELTCGNQVCRQVFKKK is encoded by the exons ATGACAAGGGACCAGAatggaacctgggagatggagagtAATGAAAACTTTGAGGGCTACATGAAGGCTCTGG ATATTGATTTTGCCACCCGCAAGATTGCAGTACATCTCACTCAGACGAAGGTTATTGATCAAGATGGTGATAACTTCAAGACAAAAACCACTAGCACATTCCGCAACTATGATGTGGATTTCACTGTTGGAGTAGAGTTTGACGAGTACACAAAGAGCCTGGATAACCGGCATGTTAAG TCACTGGTCACCTGGGAAGGTGATGTCCTTGTGTGTGTGCAAAAGGGGGAGAAGGAGAACCGTGGCTGGAAGCAGTGGATTGAGGGGGACAAGCTGTACCTG GAGCTGACCTGTGGCAACCAGGTGTGCCGTCAAGTGTTCAAAAAGAAGTGA